The Xanthomonas sontii genomic sequence TCGCGCTCGCGCAGCGCTTGGTCGATGCCGCGGATCGCCAGGTAGGGTCCGGCGACGACGTAGCCGCCGAGGGCGAGCAGGGCGAGGAACAGCAAGGCCAGCCATTTCTTCATCGCATGTCTCCTTGCGTGTGGGCGTTCTGCAGGAGCGGATCAGCCGCGACGCGTGACCGGGAATGCCTGTCGCCGCTGAAGCCGCTCCGACGGGGAAGCACTGCCGTTCTAGAACTCCAGGTCCAGCGCCGCGCACAGATAGTCCACGAACGGGCCCAGCGTCTGCAGGTCGGCGGCGACCTGCGTGCGCAGCCGTGGGCCGGTCATCGCCGCATCGTCGAGCTGGCGCCAGAACACCCAGTTCTTGTGCTTGAGGTCGTCGATGCACTCGAAGTCGGCCGGGAAGCCGCGCGGCGGCCGCACCAGCATCTCGCTTTCCTCGAAATCGAAGCGGCGCCGCAGCGCCGGCGCATGCGCGGCGGCCTTCCAGCTGCCGGGGTTGTCGAAGATGAATTGACGCACCTTGCGCTGCGTGTCCGGTTCCGGATGCCACAGCCCGGCGCCGACGAAGCTCTCGCCCGGCTGCAGGTGGATGTAGAACGAGGGCGCCGGCACCTGCTTGCGCCGCTCATGGAACAGGCGCGCACCCTGCCAGGTCTTGTACGGCGACTTGTCGTGGGAGAAGCGCGCGTCGCGGTGGATGCGGAACAGCGAGCCGCCGACGCCGCGCGGGTCGGCGCGGAAGTGCTCGCTGACCTGGGCCAGGTCCGGCTGCAGGTCGGTGATCAGGCGCAGGAACGGCTGGCGCACGTGTTCTTCGTACTTGTGCCGGTTGTCGTTGAACCAGGCCTTGTCGTTGTGCCGCGCCAGGGCACGCAGGAACTTGAAGCTGGCGTCGCTGAAATAGCTGGTCATAGGCTGCGTTGCAGGTCGTGGCTCCAGGCGGCCAACTGGTCGAGCAGGGCTTGCTTGGTAGCATCCTGCGGGTGAGCCAGGCGTAAACCGGCCAGTTCCGCGTAGAAGGCGTCGAAGCTCAGTTCGGACAGGCCGCTGTCCTGCTGCAGGCGCTGCCGCCGGTAGTCGTCCCAGCGCGCCTGTTCGGCGATGGACAGGCTCTGCGGCCAGTTGCGCGCGCGGTAGCGGAACAGCAGCTCGGGCAGGCGCGGATCGCGGAACTGGCCTTCCAGCGCGGCCAGTTGCGCCGGTGGGGTGGCGCGGACCTGGGCCATCGTGCGCTTGTCGCCATCGGCCAGGAAGCCGTCGTACAGCGAGGCGTCCACATCGGCCGTTACCGCGGCGCGCTCGCTGGCGAACACCCGCCGCACCTTCTCGGCCAGCGCCGGACCGGCCTCGCGCAGGCGCGCGGCCTTGGCCAGGAGTTGCGCGGGGTCCAGCCGCAGCCGGGCGAAATCCGCTTCGCGCAGGTGCGCCCAGGCGACCAGCGCCGGTGCCTTGTTCAGATGCACTTCCTTGAGCGGGATACGCTGTTCGCCCTCGGGCAGGTCGGCCTGCGGGGTGTACAGGCGGTCGGCGATCTGTTCCGGCGTATAGCGCAGCAGCGGCTCGATGTCGCCTTCCAGGTCGAACACCAGCACCCGGCTGTCGATGCGCGGATGCCGCGCCAACGGCAGCACCGGTGCTGCGCACAGGCGCGCGGCCGGATAGCGCATCGACACGTGCAGCACCGGCTGCATCGCCACCGCATCGAGCAGGCTGCCGCAGAAGCGCTTGTCGCGCAGCTTCAGCGCGTACTCCCACAACCGCGGCTGGCTGCGGCGGAAGTGCCGGGCCATGCCGATGGTGGCGTATACGTCGGACAGCGCCTCGTGCGCATCGCCGTCGCGCACGCCGTTGGCCAATGCCAGTTGCTCCAGCTTGAACGAGGTGGCGCCGTCCTCGCGCTGCGGCCAGACGATGCCCTCCGGGCGCAGCGCGTGCATCAGTCGCAGCATGTCCAG encodes the following:
- the sbcB gene encoding exodeoxyribonuclease I translates to MPDSFLFYDLETFGADPRRTRIAQFAAVRTDAELNVIEEPISFFVKPADDLLPSPVATLITGIAPQQALREGVSEAEAFARIAEQMARPKTCTLGYNSLRFDDEFVRHGLFRNFYDPYEREWRNGNSRWDLLDMLRLMHALRPEGIVWPQREDGATSFKLEQLALANGVRDGDAHEALSDVYATIGMARHFRRSQPRLWEYALKLRDKRFCGSLLDAVAMQPVLHVSMRYPAARLCAAPVLPLARHPRIDSRVLVFDLEGDIEPLLRYTPEQIADRLYTPQADLPEGEQRIPLKEVHLNKAPALVAWAHLREADFARLRLDPAQLLAKAARLREAGPALAEKVRRVFASERAAVTADVDASLYDGFLADGDKRTMAQVRATPPAQLAALEGQFRDPRLPELLFRYRARNWPQSLSIAEQARWDDYRRQRLQQDSGLSELSFDAFYAELAGLRLAHPQDATKQALLDQLAAWSHDLQRSL
- a CDS encoding DUF2461 domain-containing protein, with the translated sequence MTSYFSDASFKFLRALARHNDKAWFNDNRHKYEEHVRQPFLRLITDLQPDLAQVSEHFRADPRGVGGSLFRIHRDARFSHDKSPYKTWQGARLFHERRKQVPAPSFYIHLQPGESFVGAGLWHPEPDTQRKVRQFIFDNPGSWKAAAHAPALRRRFDFEESEMLVRPPRGFPADFECIDDLKHKNWVFWRQLDDAAMTGPRLRTQVAADLQTLGPFVDYLCAALDLEF